A single genomic interval of Lewinellaceae bacterium harbors:
- a CDS encoding aldehyde dehydrogenase family protein codes for MKIQKIYDTMEYGPAPESREAADQWLKARNNEFQLFINGEWENPKSKKYFESFNPANKEFLAKIAEAGKKDVDRAVSAARKALPEWAALSGHARARYLYALARQVQKHSRLFAVLESLDNGKPIRETRDIDIPLVARHFYHHAGWAQLRDTELPDYKEVGVVGQIIPWNFPLLMLAWKIAPALAMGNTVVLKPAEFTSLTALLFAEICQNIGLPPGVVNIITGAGETGAAMTAHKGIDKIAFTGSTEVGRIIRKATAGSGKKLSLELGGKSPFIVFEDSDLDSVVEGVVDAIWFNQGQVCCAGSRLLVQESIADKLYKKIRARMEKLRVGNPLDKGIDIGAIVAPVQLKTIEELVQKGVDQGASLWQPSWACPTEGYFYPPTLFTEVSPSHTIAQEEIFGPVLVAMTFRTPAEAVQLANNTRYGLAASVWTENINLALDIAPKVKAGTVWINCTNVFDAASGFGGYRESGFGREGGKEGLYEYVKPKVEDDFQDKPIRLGIAKSKAAENGLPALPSIDRTPKMYIGGKQARPDGGYSIPIKSANGHLIGEVGEGNRKDIRNAVEAAHAARSWATTTGHSRAQVLYFIAENLAARAREFVRRLVDMTGCQTADAQKEVDASIERIFYYAAMADKYDGAVHHTVSRNVTLAMPEPIGVMAVACPDESPLLGFISTVIPPIATGNRVVAVPSQSFPLSATDFYQVLDTSDLPGGVLNIVTGNQDALAKVLANHDDVDGIWYFGSKAGSQMVEHDSAENMKRTWVSHGKYRDWANPAHGVGEVFLRQATQVKNIWVPYGE; via the coding sequence ATGAAGATTCAAAAAATATACGACACCATGGAATACGGGCCCGCCCCCGAAAGCCGCGAGGCTGCCGATCAATGGCTGAAGGCCCGCAACAATGAATTCCAGCTGTTCATAAACGGCGAGTGGGAGAACCCGAAATCCAAAAAATATTTCGAGAGCTTCAACCCAGCCAATAAAGAATTCCTGGCCAAAATTGCGGAAGCCGGCAAAAAGGACGTGGACCGCGCCGTGTCGGCCGCCCGAAAGGCGTTGCCGGAATGGGCAGCCCTCAGCGGCCACGCCCGGGCCCGCTACCTCTACGCTCTGGCCCGGCAGGTGCAGAAGCACAGCCGCCTCTTTGCCGTCCTGGAATCCCTGGACAACGGCAAGCCCATCCGCGAAACCCGGGACATCGACATCCCCCTGGTGGCCCGCCATTTCTACCACCACGCCGGCTGGGCGCAACTGCGGGACACCGAATTGCCGGATTATAAAGAAGTAGGCGTCGTCGGACAGATCATCCCCTGGAACTTTCCGCTGCTGATGCTGGCCTGGAAAATAGCGCCCGCCCTGGCCATGGGCAATACCGTGGTGTTAAAGCCTGCGGAGTTTACATCTCTGACCGCGCTGCTGTTTGCTGAGATATGCCAGAACATCGGCCTGCCTCCCGGCGTAGTCAACATCATCACCGGAGCAGGCGAGACCGGCGCCGCCATGACGGCGCATAAGGGCATCGATAAGATCGCCTTTACCGGGTCGACGGAAGTAGGCCGCATCATCCGCAAGGCCACTGCCGGCTCGGGCAAAAAACTGTCCCTGGAGCTGGGTGGCAAATCCCCCTTTATCGTTTTCGAAGACTCCGACCTCGACAGCGTGGTGGAAGGCGTGGTCGACGCCATCTGGTTCAACCAGGGGCAGGTCTGCTGCGCTGGCTCCCGCCTGTTGGTGCAGGAGAGCATTGCGGATAAACTGTATAAAAAGATTCGCGCCCGCATGGAAAAACTGCGCGTGGGCAACCCGCTGGACAAAGGCATCGACATCGGCGCCATCGTGGCGCCGGTGCAGCTCAAAACCATTGAAGAACTGGTGCAGAAAGGCGTCGATCAGGGCGCCAGCCTGTGGCAGCCCTCCTGGGCCTGCCCGACGGAGGGCTATTTTTACCCGCCCACGCTGTTCACGGAAGTGTCTCCTTCGCACACCATCGCCCAGGAAGAGATTTTTGGTCCCGTGCTGGTGGCGATGACGTTCCGCACCCCGGCCGAGGCGGTACAACTGGCCAACAATACTCGTTACGGCCTGGCCGCCAGCGTCTGGACCGAGAACATCAACCTTGCGTTGGACATAGCTCCCAAGGTCAAGGCGGGCACCGTTTGGATCAACTGCACCAATGTATTTGACGCCGCCTCCGGCTTCGGCGGGTACCGCGAATCGGGCTTTGGCCGGGAAGGAGGCAAGGAGGGGCTGTACGAATACGTCAAGCCGAAGGTGGAAGACGATTTCCAGGACAAACCCATCCGGCTGGGCATAGCCAAGTCGAAAGCAGCAGAAAACGGCCTGCCTGCCCTGCCTTCGATCGACCGGACGCCCAAAATGTACATCGGCGGCAAGCAGGCCCGCCCGGACGGAGGCTACAGCATCCCCATCAAAAGCGCCAACGGCCACCTCATCGGCGAGGTGGGAGAGGGCAACCGCAAAGACATCCGCAACGCCGTGGAGGCCGCCCATGCCGCCCGCAGTTGGGCAACCACTACCGGCCATTCCAGGGCACAGGTGCTCTACTTCATTGCCGAGAACCTGGCCGCCCGGGCACGGGAATTCGTACGCCGCCTCGTCGACATGACGGGCTGCCAGACGGCGGACGCCCAAAAAGAGGTAGATGCCTCCATCGAGCGCATCTTTTACTACGCTGCCATGGCCGATAAATATGACGGCGCCGTGCACCATACCGTTTCGCGCAACGTCACTCTGGCCATGCCCGAGCCCATCGGCGTGATGGCCGTCGCCTGCCCGGACGAGTCGCCCCTGCTGGGCTTTATCTCCACCGTGATCCCGCCCATCGCCACGGGCAACCGGGTGGTGGCCGTTCCTTCCCAGTCCTTCCCCTTGTCCGCCACCGATTTCTACCAGGTGCTGGACACCTCCGACTTGCCCGGCGGCGTGCTCAACATCGTCACCGGCAATCAGGATGCACTGGCCAAAGTGCTCGCCAACCACGACGACGTGGACGGCATCTGGTACTTCGGCAGCAAAGCCGGCAGCCAGATGGTGGAACACGACTCGGCAGAGAATATGAAACGTACCTGGGTGAGCCACGGTAAATACCGAGACTGGGCCAACCCGGCCCACGGGGTGGGGGAGGTGTTTCTGCGGCAGGCCACGCAGGTGAAGAATATTTGGGTGCCGTACGGGGAGTAG
- the deoC gene encoding deoxyribose-phosphate aldolase, with protein MKNNVKHKEPTEAPTRLPILPLDLDVIKGIRINRSAVERRAGTLGKRRTVKKEWQAAWLLRAISCIDLTTLAGDDTPGNVVRLCAKARQPVRQDLMDSLGVGDMKLHTGAVCVYHNLIETAVEALKGTDIPVAAVSTGFPAGQISMKQKLSEIKESVRAGAREIDIVISRAHVLRGEWEKLYEEMAAFREACGPAHVKAILATGELATLTNVAKASHVCMMAGADFIKTSTGKESVNATLPVSLVMVRAIREFHERTGFKVGFKPAGGIRSAKQALEWLILIKEELGNDWLTPDLFRFGASSLLTDIERQLEHYVTGRYSAAYRHPMS; from the coding sequence ATGAAAAACAACGTAAAACATAAAGAACCAACCGAAGCCCCCACCCGCCTCCCCATCCTGCCCCTCGATCTGGACGTGATCAAAGGCATCCGCATCAACCGCTCGGCGGTGGAGCGCCGGGCGGGCACCCTGGGCAAGCGGCGTACGGTCAAGAAGGAATGGCAGGCCGCCTGGCTGCTGCGCGCCATCTCCTGCATCGACCTGACTACGCTGGCGGGGGACGATACGCCCGGCAACGTCGTCCGCCTCTGCGCCAAAGCACGGCAGCCGGTGCGGCAGGACCTGATGGACAGCCTGGGAGTAGGAGATATGAAACTGCACACCGGCGCCGTCTGCGTGTACCACAACCTGATCGAAACGGCCGTAGAGGCGCTAAAGGGCACGGACATCCCCGTCGCCGCCGTATCCACCGGCTTTCCGGCGGGGCAGATTTCCATGAAACAAAAACTCAGCGAGATCAAAGAATCGGTCCGGGCGGGCGCCCGGGAGATCGACATCGTGATCAGCCGCGCCCATGTGCTGAGGGGGGAGTGGGAAAAGCTCTACGAAGAAATGGCCGCCTTCCGGGAAGCCTGCGGCCCGGCCCACGTCAAAGCCATTCTCGCCACCGGCGAGCTGGCCACCCTGACGAATGTAGCCAAAGCCAGCCACGTCTGCATGATGGCGGGCGCCGATTTCATCAAGACCAGCACCGGCAAGGAAAGCGTGAACGCCACCCTGCCGGTTAGCCTGGTGATGGTGCGCGCCATCCGGGAGTTCCACGAAAGGACGGGCTTCAAGGTGGGCTTCAAGCCCGCCGGCGGCATCCGCAGCGCCAAGCAGGCTTTGGAGTGGCTTATTCTGATAAAAGAAGAACTGGGCAACGACTGGCTAACCCCCGATCTGTTCCGCTTCGGCGCCAGCAGCCTGCTGACTGACATCGAACGCCAGCTGGAGCACTATGTGACGGGCAGGTACTCGGCGGCATACCGCCATCCAATGAGTTAA